The Alnus glutinosa chromosome 8, dhAlnGlut1.1, whole genome shotgun sequence DNA segment CCCTTGACAATCTCTCCCCTCTTCTCCATCTCCAGCTCAATCTTTCTCTTTTCTGCCCAAGCAGCTCCAACTCGTTTCGGGTTCAAATGTTTGGACTTCCCTGACTTATTAGGAAACATGAGGCTTTCTGTTGCTGGTGTTAGTTGAACATTGATCTGACTTCCTGCAGTCGCTTCGAACCATGGAGGAGGTGCTCCAGAATGCACATTGCCTCTAGCCTCTTCATTGCTTGAGGTAGAAATTCGGGTGAGATTTTGcaaacctaaagaaaaaaatcacaagaTGAGGACAGGACAAAAAAAAGCACCACTCCACCAAACTCCTTGTGCACTAAGCTAACCAATATCTATATGTGAATTTACTGCAAATAATTTCAATAACCAATATCATATGGGATCTAGatgcatgaaaaaaaatataataaggaaaaaaaaatatacatagtTAAAGATTGATACCCTGAGAAATGCTCTCTCCTTTTACAATTCCTTCATCCTCATGCACCTGGTACATCTATATCCAAATACATTGAATGTTTGAAGGTATTATAAGTACATAAGAAtgtgcccaaaaaaaaaaagtatggatCCACAGGCAGGCCATGAAAGCCGTCAAAAGTTGACTTTTTCACTGTTCGAACATTAgcataaaatacaaataaattgtGGAAAAATACAACACTACTGATCATGCCAAACATGGGGCTACCAGAAGACTACCAAAATGTAATATAAAGCTTATACCTGAACATACAAGCACTATGTAGAGCCACCCTGCCCAGCAGCATGCTGATATTTAGATTTTGCATGCATTAAGAGCTTAGTTTATCACAACAATTGGTTCAATTGACTAGCCCTATCGTTAGCACAACTTTTGTGGAGCATAAAATACTGTTAATACAAGAACCCAACAAATATTATAATACGCGAATGGTACAAAATCATCAATTAGTTGCATTAGTAAACAAGAATGATACTCCCTTGTACAGATAGTACTAATTTCTCTCTGAAAATTAATGCAGTGGTGGATAGTCTCCTgtaaaaaataactaatcaGATGCTACTGCCACCTTCAATCAAAATGTTTTCCTTCACTTGCTCAAACCTTTCTTTTGTTCATTTCTATAGAATGGACTACCCTAAAATATCCAGGATAGGAACCTGACAATGACATTTCACTTAAGGGTCCCAagcaatttttaaacattatgACAAGCatactttataaaattatgcatAATGATGGAcaaaattacccaaaaaaaaaattatatctctATGCAGATGACAGAACTTACCCTTTCATTACTGAAATAGCCATCAGCTGAGCATTTTGCACTGTTAAAAAGGAGAGCATGTTGGCTATCCCTGCTAACTGAGTCACAATGTAAGCACATAGCAGATAAAACTACCATAAGCGTTCTCATTTGTGAGAGAAAACTCCACCATAACATAAACAGAATAACTTGAAttaataaatgattaaaaaagtaaaaggagGTAATATATTAAATAGAATATACATACCTTGTAAATCCTTGAAATCACATAAATTTGTACCAGAGCTAACATCATGGGCAAATGTGCCAAAATTTGCGACTTCAGAGAGATCTGAATGGGATACCTGATACTCATTCGTATAATAATGTAAAGGCATAACACCATTTGAAAGACTTGATTTAACAGATTGGATACTACTATTTTCAAAACTATCAATATTTCCATAGTTGAGTTCATTGTGGATATCATTCGAAGGTCCAAATAATGGCCCAATAGGTCCTTCACTCGACGATACAGCATTGCTCTCCAACGATTTGCACTTTTTCTCCCACTGCAGTCATGAAACGAGTATTAGGTTTCTTTCCTTGATTACTCAACCACCATATTATTGAATGCTATGAATCTGAAATCCCATGGAAATCTAAAATATTCAATAACCTTGATTATAAATGCTATAACAAAGTACCTTAGCTACATCAGCCTCTGAAATCCTAAGAGTATCCAAGCCATCCATCCCACCACCATATTTCCACAGAAAATGCTTCAAATTCTTCAGATGATCCGCACTAGCTAGATGATTAATCGCATTATAACTGTTCACAAAATACGAAGcatgtacttaaaaaaaaaaaaaaaaaaagaaaaaaaagcagagCTCTTAAACCATATTCAACAGTTTTGGTTGCTCtaaaaaatcaatataattCAACGTGAATTCTATAAGTCTCGTATTCTTCACTAttaattgcgattttaaaaatcgtgtttccataaattgtgttttgaaatcgcaattttttgAATCCACACGTTTCAAACCGCAATCCGAAACGTACCCTAAAAGAACCTCAAAAAATCAAAAGCTCCACTACAATTATATACCACTGTTGAGCATATTGTTGCTATATTTTGGAAAAGGAAAATGTATTACTAGTCTTCcgtaaatttttctttaattttggaaCTCAacaaaacattaaagcatagaatatcaaaaaatttaacttttttttctttgttcctcGCATTTTCTAAGAAATTAAACAAGATAACTCAAAAGGATCGGCTACATAGAATGCCGTTACCAAGCGAAGAAGCTACCGAGCTCGTCGATGTCGAAGTCGCAGAAGACGCACCAAAAGCGGTTGCGAGAGGCGAGCTCGGGGCGGAGAGGGCTAGGGTTCCCGAGGAAGAAACGAACGTCCGAGAGCTTGGCTTGGAACCGAGAGAGGAAGGTTGAGACAGAGTTCTTGTGGCTCGGGAAGTACTTGTGGCGCTCGCCCTGGTCGTGGTTCAGATTGCACACCTTGCAGAATTCGTagtctctcttcttcttcttcgtcttctgcttcttattgttgttgttattttcattattatatttCGCGGTATTGGTTTTAGGGTTCGGATCAGGGTGTGGCTTCTGAGTCTGTGTTTTTTCCTCCATTATCGTACGGAGGATACGGCCTGTCTCCGAAGAAAGATGGGAAATTCGAAGaagttgaagaaaaattttgaagaagaagacagcGGGTCGCTTCGCGGGTTATTCACGAATCGGGTACAAAAGATACCCACGCTGAAGcatgaatatttgaaaattttataaatttttttttttttaaaaaaaaaggagtattttaaaaaatttaatgatgtCTGAATATtcgaaaattttataatttttttttaaaaaaaataggagtattttaaaatttttgacagaatttaactgaaaattctaacagatagttaaaattgaaaaaaaaaaaaaatgaatacactaaattaacattttttaaagtttaagtctATAATTGCAAACgtgatgaaaaatcaagagttataaatgaagttttttaaaaaataatcattttaaattaaaaataatataaattagaacagagAATAAGGGTAAAAAACatatcaacaaaaaataaagacaaaaaacagcaaatgaaaaatgaaaaatagtaatataatataaaagaacTATTTTTTCTGCATGCTTTTTCAGGTTTCAATAAAAGCTTGAAAGCCATTGCCAACTATTAATTAAGCACGTAAACAATgcgtattaaaaataaaaacatactcAAAGAACAACAACGGAAACTAAAAAATCATTATGCCTTATACCATAAATAACTATAAGAAACTCTCTATATGACAATCATTTTCCTGAATTCAATGTAatgtttacaaaataaaaatataatcattttgaattaaaaataatataaattaagacTAGAGAATAAgggcaaaaaatgaaaaattggaaAACATATATACCGACCAAAAATGGCAAatgaaaaatagtaaaataatagataaaaaaaacaaaaaacaaaaacaaaacaactttTCTTCCCTTACACTTTTTCCAGATCCAATGAAAGCCTGAAAGCCAATGTCATCCGCTAATTAAGCACATAAACAATgtgtatttaaaaattttaaaaaaatttttaaaaaaacctacagctaaaaaaatcatcatacctTGTATAAAAACAACTATATGAAACTCTCTATGATAATAATTTTTCTGAATTTAATGCAACACTtacaaaaggttaaaaaaaaaattgaattaaaaataatataaattaaaacagaGAATAAGAGcaaaaaaggaaatagaaaaatatattgacataaaataaagacaaaaaagtcaaataaaaaatagtaatagaGTAGAAAAGAATTGTATGCTCTCTATACTTTTTTCGTTATGAAAGCTTTAAAGCCAATGTCGCTCATTAAttatgcacaaaaaaaaaaaagtgtgttacaaaaaaattaaaaaactacttAATGAAAACAGCGTAAAAAAGGGATagaaatttattacaaatcGGATtctaagaaattttctacaacctacatataaaaCTGGCATGTATCAATtggcatgtaagaagcacatgttatttaaagagcatgtgcttcttacatgtttttttaatagcattaataaaaaaaaatatatttctcacatgtttaaaataCACATGCCCTtgttatatgtgggttgtaagtTTGTAGGGAATTTCCGTCAGTAAAAAACTATCATTTTTCTAAATTCAAACataacttttacaaaaaaaaaaataattcatttgaattaaaaataatataaattaaaaaaaagtgataatataataaaaaataactgttTTTTctgtatacttttttttttttccggttCCAATAAAAGCTTGAAAGCCAATGCCGTACATTAATTAAGACCATAAACAATTTGTattacaaaaaggaaaaaattactcaataaacaacaacataagctaaaaaatcgtcatactttaaacaaaaaacaatataaaaattaattctctCTCGCGTCGTTATTGTCCTGAATTCAGTGTAAAatgtacaaaagaaaaaataagcaatttgaataaaaaataatatatacaaTAGAACATAgaataaggacaaaaaaaaaaaaaacaaaaacggaagaacaaaaaaagaaaataaaaaatactaatacaATAGAAAAGAACTATCTTTTTTATGTTTACTTTTTCCTGTTCCAAATAAATTTATAAGTACAGAAAGAAGTCTCATCGactagaatttttttctttcaaccatCTTTGCATGTATAAAACTGCTAGTATGCCTCCATAACTTTTTATAATGATTTTTCAATCTTTACatatttgagattgcgatttcgtaaacaaaaagtgtgattttaaaccaaatcgcaaaataataaatcacttGGCAATTgcatttttacaaaattattatttgaaaacgcataaaattgttttaaatttaataGAACGATACTCGTTGCAATAATAGAACACTTGTTTATTACTGGCTTTCCTCTTATTGATtcgtttattatatatatgattttttaaaatttaattcatTGTTTTTA contains these protein-coding regions:
- the LOC133875688 gene encoding TITAN-like protein isoform X1: MEEKTQTQKPHPDPNPKTNTAKYNNENNNNNKKQKTKKKKRDYEFCKVCNLNHDQGERHKYFPSHKNSVSTFLSRFQAKLSDVRFFLGNPSPLRPELASRNRFWCVFCDFDIDELGSFFACYNAINHLASADHLKNLKHFLWKYGGGMDGLDTLRISEADVAKWEKKCKSLESNAVSSSEGPIGPLFGPSNDIHNELNYGNIDSFENSSIQSVKSSLSNGVMPLHYYTNEYQVSHSDLSEVANFGTFAHDVSSGTNLCDFKDLQVSRDSQHALLFNSAKCSADGYFSNERMYQVHEDEGIVKGESISQGLQNLTRISTSSNEEARGNVHSGAPPPWFEATAGSQINVQLTPATESLMFPNKSGKSKHLNPKRVGAAWAEKRKIELEMEKRGEIVKGDCAANWLPNFGRVWQSGSRKESRKEFEMEKQNFLELGSKSEMPVKIQPYISKRMRREGAE
- the LOC133875688 gene encoding TITAN-like protein isoform X2: MEEKTQTQKPHPDPNPKTNTAKYNNENNNNNKKQKTKKKKRDYEFCKVCNLNHDQGERHKYFPSHKNSVSTFLSRFQAKLSDVRFFLGNPSPLRPELASRNRFWCVFCDFDIDELGSFFACYNAINHLASADHLKNLKHFLWKYGGGMDGLDTLRISEADVAKWEKKCKSLESNAVSSSEGPIGPLFGPSNDIHNELNYGNIDSFENSSIQSVKSSLSNGVMPLHYYTNEYQVSHSDLSEVANFGTFAHDVSSGTNLCDFKDLQVSRDSQHALLFNSAKCSADGYFSNERVHEDEGIVKGESISQGLQNLTRISTSSNEEARGNVHSGAPPPWFEATAGSQINVQLTPATESLMFPNKSGKSKHLNPKRVGAAWAEKRKIELEMEKRGEIVKGDCAANWLPNFGRVWQSGSRKESRKEFEMEKQNFLELGSKSEMPVKIQPYISKRMRREGAE